ACGCTTCCAGCAGCGTTTCGGCGCCAAGCCGGCGGAATGGCATTCCGACCTGCCGCCCCGAATGCGCGAAAAGGTCTGGCGGCAGGTGGCGGAAGGCGGCGTGCGCGTCGTTGCCGGGGCGCGTTCGGCGCTGTTCCTGCCGTTCCGCGAGCTCGGGCTGATCGTCGTCGACGAGGAGCACGACCCCGCCTACAAGCAGGAGGATCGCGTCTTCTACAATGCGCGCGACATGGCGGTGGTGCGCGGCCATATCAGCGGCTTCCCGGTGGTGCTGGCGTCGGCGACGCCATCGGTCGAAAGCCGGGTCAATGCGCAGCAGGGCCGCTACAGCAGGGCGGTGCTGTCGGCGCGCTTTGCCGAAGCCGCGCTTCCCGATCTCAAGACGATCGACATGCGGCGCGCGCCGCCGGCCCGCGGCGGCTTTCTGTCGCCGCTGCTGATCGACCAGATGCAACGTACGCTGGAGAAGAAGGAGCAGTCGCTGCTGTTCCTCAACCGGCGCGGCTATGCGCCGCTGACGCTGTGCCGCGTCTGCGGCCACCGCTTCGGCTGCCCGGTTTGTTCGGCCTGGCTGGTCGAGCACCGCTTTCGCGGCCAACTCGTCTGCCATCATTGCGGGCACAATGAGAAGCGGCCGGAGGCTTGTCCGGAATGCGGCACGCTCGACCATCTGGTCGCCTGCGGGCCTGGCGTCGAGCGGATAGCTGAAGAAGTCGTGGCGCATTTCCCCGACGCGCGCACGATCGTCCTGTCGTCCGATTTGATGGGTGGAGTGCGCCGGCTGCGTCTGGAGCTCGAGGCCATTGCCAATGGCGAGGCCGACATCGTCATCGGCACGCAGCTGGTCGCCAAGGGCCATAACTTTCCCAACATGACGCTGGTCGGCGTCGTCGATGCCGATCTCGGCCTCGCCAATGGCGATCCGCGCGCCGCCGAACGGACCTTCCAATTGCTCAGCCAGGTGACTGGACGCGCCGGCCGCACCGGCAAGAAGAGCCTCGGCCTGCTGCAGACTTTCCAGCCGGACCATCCGGTGATGCGGGCGATCGTCTCGGGCGATGCCGAGGCCTTTTACGAACGCGAGATCACTGAGCGCGAACGGGCAGCCCTGCCGCCCTTCGGCAGGCTTGCCGGCGTCATCGTCAGTGCGGTGACGCGGGCCGAGGCCGAAGGCCACGCGCGCGGCCTGCGCCGTGCAGCACCCCAGGCCAGCGACCTGTTCGTGCTCGGCCCGGCCGAGGCGCCGCTGTCGCTGCTTGGTGGGCGCCATCGTTTCCGCTTGCTGATCCAGGGTGAAAAGCGCGCCGACATCCAAGGCTTCATCCGCACCATGCTGGCCGAAGGGCCGAAGCAGCGCGGCTCGGTTCGCGTGCAGGTCGACATCGATCCGCAGAGCTTCTTGTAAGCACAAAGGCTGACGACGCCGCCGGCTGCCCTATGCCGTTTTGTCAAGAAAGCTCAACATCTTAGCGCCGGCTAAAATGCGCGCCGTTCATGTACCCGGCTCCCATCCGTTCGCTGACTAATCCTGATTTGAAAAGCCACAAATAAATGTTGACTCGTTTTATCATGAATTATAACTGGGCCTTTCCGCTCTGGCGCTGGGGACCAGGGCATAGATGGGGACAGCATGCGCAGATTTTTCAGTACGCTTCTTTGGTCATCGGCTTTGGGTTCGTCGATTATGGCAGGCGCGGCATTTGCCCAGGAAGCCGCTCCGACGGACCAGCAGGGAGCCACCGTGCTCGATCAGATACTGGTCACCGGCCGCAATGAAAGGTCGATTTCCAGCGTCGCTCAGTCTGTCCAGGTCGTGGAACAGGAACAGGTCGAGGAAGCCGCGCAGGAAAATATCGACGCCGCGACCCTGATCAGCCGCATCGTCCCCGGCTACGCGCCACGCAACCAGACCATTTCCGGCGCTTCGGAAACCTTCCGCGGGCGCAGTCTTCTCATCATGGTCGACGGTGTGCCGCGCAACACACCGCTGCGGGACGTCTCACGCATCCTGTCGATGATCGACCTGAATTCGGTCGAGCGCATCGAAGTCATCAATGGCGCGTCCAGCCTTTATGGCGCCGGCGCCACCGGCGGCACGATCAACTTCATCACCAAGCGCGGCGACAGCGACAAGCCGAAGGTGACGGTGCGCACCGGCGTCACCGCCTTCACCGAAAACCCCGGCAAGTCGGCCGGGCCAAGCACCAGTGTCTCGGTCGAGGGCAAGAAAGGCGATTTCGACTATTTCTTCTCGGCGTCCGGTGATCTGTCGCGCCTCACCTATGACGGCCACGGCAACGAGATGGCTTCGGACGCCATGCTTGGCCAAGGCGGCGGCGACCGCACCGGCACGGGCAATCTCTTCGGCGTGGCCGGCTACCAGTTCGATTCCAGGCGCTTCGAGGCCAGCGTCGACTGGACCTATGGCAACCAGAAGCCGGACTGGTTCACCGATTACACGACCAATCCCGTCTCCCCGGATTTCGGCGATCCCTATGAAGGCAAGCCGCTGAAGGAAGATTCGAAATATCTGACCGCCAAATACACCGACAGCGACTTCGCGCTCGGAAACCTCGAGGTCAAGGCGTTCTACAACGACATCTTCAAGCAGT
This region of Mesorhizobium sp. C432A genomic DNA includes:
- a CDS encoding primosomal protein N' gives rise to the protein MIEDSPFVAAAPVLVPMPAERPYTYAVPAGVRVVPGSIVRVPLGPRQVAGIVWDGAVENIDAKKLRPIEQVFDCPPIDRGMRRFVDWLAQYTLSPPGMVARMLLRAPEAFDPEPWIEGLQRTLVMPDRMTDARTRVLETAEGGLAWTRSGLAHAAGVSSTVVEGLKAQGVFETVMIPPRPVVAAPDPSYAMPELMPDQADAAAMLRANVAAAAFNVTLLDGVTGSGKTEVYFEAVAAALDQGRQVLILLPEIALTHTFLERFQQRFGAKPAEWHSDLPPRMREKVWRQVAEGGVRVVAGARSALFLPFRELGLIVVDEEHDPAYKQEDRVFYNARDMAVVRGHISGFPVVLASATPSVESRVNAQQGRYSRAVLSARFAEAALPDLKTIDMRRAPPARGGFLSPLLIDQMQRTLEKKEQSLLFLNRRGYAPLTLCRVCGHRFGCPVCSAWLVEHRFRGQLVCHHCGHNEKRPEACPECGTLDHLVACGPGVERIAEEVVAHFPDARTIVLSSDLMGGVRRLRLELEAIANGEADIVIGTQLVAKGHNFPNMTLVGVVDADLGLANGDPRAAERTFQLLSQVTGRAGRTGKKSLGLLQTFQPDHPVMRAIVSGDAEAFYEREITERERAALPPFGRLAGVIVSAVTRAEAEGHARGLRRAAPQASDLFVLGPAEAPLSLLGGRHRFRLLIQGEKRADIQGFIRTMLAEGPKQRGSVRVQVDIDPQSFL